GATAATTttccgtaggaaggaactgcagatgctggtttaaactaaagatagacacaaaaagctggaggaactcagtgggtcagacagcacctctagtctgacccattgagttactccagctttttgtgactcccTACAGTTAATTTTTTGTGTCTGCACACTAATTGTGTGAATTATATTTTGGCGAGATTGTCACACGCAATATTAATGGAGATTTGCCGGTTTTGTTGTTCCTGGACAGTGTTGATCTGCCTAAGTTACAAACAAAATCAGAATACAGCGTGCTACCATTGGGATAGAGTGGAAAATACAATGAACGCCACCGAAGAACAAAAGAACGGAATTGAAATGGAATAAAGTGTcatttgatgatgatgatactttattgccacttacttaggcacagtgaaaatctttgttttttttacaatACAGTAAAATCATAATAGATAGGTGCACTTATAGAgaagtacaaaagtgcaacgaTTGTAACGTATGTACAAGCACACGTACAAATGAATTTGtagctgggcagcttgcagcccagcagtatgaacattgacttctctaactttagatagttcctctgtccctctcttcccctcccccttcccagttcctgtctccacctatatccttcctttgacccgctcccccgacatcagtctgaagaagggtctcgacccgaaatgtcacccattccttctctcctagatgctgcctgacccgctgagctactccagcatctgcagttattttcctacacacgtaCAAATGAATTGTAGCATTCAGTTGTATGGTTTATCAGATGTCTTTATGAAATGGAAAGGTGAATTGGTGAAACGGTGTGGTTTTTAACTGAACAGCAGGTCGAATCCAAGTTGTTTTGGTGAAAATAAATCTCAGCTTCTCCTTGTGACTCTTTAGAGTTGTTATTGGCAATTGTAAAACAGGCaaaatggcacagctggtggagcagctgcctcacagcaccagagatcctggcTCGACCTGACCAAACTGACCTGACGAACTgatggtgtggagtttgcttgctctccctctgaccacatgagtttcctcccacatcccaaagacatgcgtttttgcaggttaactggtctctataaatcacaatcaatcacaatcatactttattagccaagtatcttttgcaacatacgaggaacttaatttgccacacagtcataacaataaaaagcaccaggacacacaaaatacattttaacatgaacatccaccacagtgactcctccacatttctcactgtgatgggaggtgaaaaaaagttcactctctcccttctttgtcctccggcGGTCGTGGGGCTCTAAcctcccgttgacgggacgatcttgactcccacagccggcggcgggccttcctcgtcggggcgatccagctcctgcatcacGGGGAGGAGGGGTCTCAGCTTCCCTGCGCCggcaatctaccccgggtcggggcttgtcgaacctcgtgtagcttggagctcctgaccggtctcaacccgagactgtgagctccgcgatgttaagccTGCAGGCCGTGTTGCAGCGTCGATCCTaggcaagggatcgcatgctCAGATGTTAATTCCACTCCCCGTGGGGGCTCAGAGTCATTCCtgggcaagacctccagctccacggtgttaggccgtagagtgaccggagatacgacccgcaaaacaatcgcatctccggcaaggtacgagattgaaaaaaaggtttcccccgaccccctcctccaccccccacataaaacaatttacatttacacacacttttaaacttaccaaaaataacaaaaagagtttgaaaagacagacagacagactgcagacGAGGCAGCCATCATGCAGCGCCCCCTGGTGATGTTGCCCCTCGTTTAtatggagtagatgagaaagtgggataacgtagacacaaaatactggagtacctcagcaggtcaggcagcatctctgacgaaagTGGATAgaagacatttcaggttgggacccttcatcagactggttgtagggttgggaggggggggggggagagaaactgGAGGCAATAATAGACTAGGACAAAttggggccggcaacagatggccTGAGGCAGGGCGGTTCCCTAATAGACCAATTTAAATGCAATATTTTATTACAgttaatttaatcaattttatttaatttcaatcaatttaaatttaatttaatattgGCCTATTGGGGATTCACCCTGCCCGAGGTCATCTGTGGTCGACATCCAGTGGCCTGTCCTCCATGGATGGTCCAGTCCACTTTCAAGTTCAGATGTGTATTCTTATTAATGTCTATCTGTGCTGAGTTCTGTCTTGTGACAAGTACAACAGGCACTTTGCTTACAGCATAGTCTCACGGGCAGATATAATACATATTGCCCAGGACACTGGTGCAAACTCCTCTGCTTTGTATTAATGCCATAGGACCATAGGGTagcacggcagtagagttgctgccttacagcgcttgcagcgccggagacccgagttcgatcccgactacgggcgccgtctgtacggagtttgttcgttctccccgtgaccgcatgggttttctccaagatctttggtttcctcccacactccaaagatgttcagtttgtaggttaattggctcggtataagtaaattgtccctagtatgtgtaggataatgttaatgtgcagggtttgctggtcggtgcggactcggtgtgccaaagggcctgtttccgcactgtatctctaaactaaaaactaaaaatcaTTCACATGCTCAGGTGGTAGATTGGGTCTCCGAGTGAACTTGATTAAAATACTGCTACTGCAGGATGTGGTAATGTAGGAAAAGAAGCAGCGAGCTTGATATACAAGCTCCTAATGCCAATATGATCATTTGTTTTGTGCTGCTGACAGAAGGATAATTCTTTGTCGGATATCCAGCTGGTCAACCCTGTTCTTTGAAATCAAGCTGTAATCATCAGTATCACCAGTGACAACCTTGTATTTGATCTATTTGTTGTATCTAATTGTGCAGGATAACGTGAAGGCCTCTTCACTGAAGTGCCATACATTTGAACAGTGGTCAGAGGCTACGGACCATCCATGGAACACAAGCCAGTGGGTGTCGgcaatttaatttaaattgatttcaatttaatttaagaaaatatttaattttaattggCCTATTAGGACACCATCCTGccagaggtcatctgttgccagccctgatttgtccaaGGGTTTTTTtgcctccagtttccccccaccctacaatcagtctgaagatgtgtccCAACCCAAACTGTCATCCATCcattctgccgagatgctgcctgacctgctgagttactccagcattttgtgtcgatataTGTTATTCCACTTGTGAGCTGATGGTGGGATCAACTCTTCAATGTGGGTCTTACTGAACTCTAACCCTGCAAAGGTGGACATTTATTCAGGAAACATACAATGCAGATTTTTCCAATAACCTCTGAAAATCTGTGACACCAGCAGGCATGACTGGGCATGACTGTCAGAGAGGGGGGTTCAGGGTGAAAATTGCAGAAGGTGTGGAATTGGCAGAAGACACCAATGCTGAATGGGAGAGGTGAAAATGACGAGACTGCAATGATTGTCAGACCTGACTAggggaagcaaggaactgcagatgacccAGAGTTTGCAATtgcaaacaacacaaagtgctggagtaactcagcaggtccagcagcatctctgaactagatggatagatgaggtttgggtcgggactctactTCAGTCAAAGAACGTTTGGTATTGACTGAGCCACGATGTTGCATTAATGAGATTTGTATGTGGTTTATTTTTCAGGCCTGCTTTTGTATGACTGAAGCCATTCTGATTTTCTCGATGGACAGCTCCCCATTTTTCTGTTGCTCGGTGAAAGCTAAGGTGCGACTACACTGGATGATGCAAGTCCTTGCCACCATCATTGGCTCGGTTGGCCTTGTTTTCATTGTTTCCAGCAAGAATATCTCGGAGTCTCCCCACCTCACCTCTTGGCACAGTATCCTGGGTATTGGCACTGTGATTGCTGTGAGCGGCCAGTTGTTTTGCGGCCTCTGCCTTCTGTTTCCAAAGTTGATCAATACCTACTCCGTGGCTAGGCTGCGGCTTTACCATGCCACATGCGGGCTGCTGGCTTACCTGATGGCAGTGTCCACAGTAATACTCGGCTTGTGCTCTGACTGGTTCAAAGCCCAGGTTAGCATGGTTTCGTGGTACTTGTGCCTGATCGCTCTGCTGATTCCAGCTCTTGTTATCATGAACCAAGTCAATAGTGGTTACCTGTCCAAGAAGAAAATAGAGATTTAATATTGGATCAACTTCAATGTTGGCTGTGATGTGCACATTTCTTAACTGCCCAGGAAGGATGAGCTTGAAAGTCAAATGAAATTGCAGTGATTGATTGAGCTTGGCAAATGGAATATCTTTGCACAAAACTAGCTGCAAGAAACCTTATAGTGTTCCTATTTCCTTCTCCTCTACCCTATCCACTTTATTTTGTGCTAACAAAGTAATGTTTTCTTTTGACACCTTGTGTGTTGTTTGTTGCCTGGGGGCTCTCCTTGGGATGCGAGGTATATTCTGTAATAGGAATTCAAATTCTTAATGGATGCATATTGTTATCAAATAACAAGCATCAAATAGATGTTAATGTGTAGCTCTGAAATGTATAAATTAAGGCAGCAGGAATGCAGTGCTTCAGGGCAATGAGACATGTCAGTTATCTTCACAGACGATGCCTGTTACAAGATTTGGAGATTTACAAGATTttcccctaaccagtctgaagaaacgtctcgacccgaaatgtcacccattccttctctccagagatgctgcttgtcccgctgagttactccagctttttgtgtctacctctggtgtaaaccagcatctacagttccttcttacacaattccACAGACTTGGCTCCAGCTCTTTAGTGTTGAG
This region of Rhinoraja longicauda isolate Sanriku21f chromosome 24, sRhiLon1.1, whole genome shotgun sequence genomic DNA includes:
- the LOC144605379 gene encoding putative transmembrane reductase CYB561D1 isoform X1, giving the protein MSGRVHQVGAGVGAGVGAGRRCGRLDLYLYLRMAAGAATHLSAVAITVYVGVLSRLGTSRFSWHPACMSVAACFCMTEAILIFSMDSSPFFCCSVKAKVRLHWMMQVLATIIGSVGLVFIVSSKNISESPHLTSWHSILGIGTVIAVSGQLFCGLCLLFPKLINTYSVARLRLYHATCGLLAYLMAVSTVILGLCSDWFKAQVSMVSWYLCLIALLIPALVIMNQVNSGYLSKKKIEI
- the LOC144605379 gene encoding putative transmembrane reductase CYB561D1 isoform X2, with protein sequence MSVAACFCMTEAILIFSMDSSPFFCCSVKAKVRLHWMMQVLATIIGSVGLVFIVSSKNISESPHLTSWHSILGIGTVIAVSGQLFCGLCLLFPKLINTYSVARLRLYHATCGLLAYLMAVSTVILGLCSDWFKAQVSMVSWYLCLIALLIPALVIMNQVNSGYLSKKKIEI
- the LOC144605379 gene encoding putative transmembrane reductase CYB561D1 isoform X3, encoding MTEAILIFSMDSSPFFCCSVKAKVRLHWMMQVLATIIGSVGLVFIVSSKNISESPHLTSWHSILGIGTVIAVSGQLFCGLCLLFPKLINTYSVARLRLYHATCGLLAYLMAVSTVILGLCSDWFKAQVSMVSWYLCLIALLIPALVIMNQVNSGYLSKKKIEI